One part of the Microlunatus elymi genome encodes these proteins:
- the efp gene encoding elongation factor P has translation MVLDLDGQLWSVVWFQHHKPGKGNTVVRTKLKHVLSGKVVDKTFNSDTKVDTAQVDRREMQYLYKDGAGWVFMDTQTYDQMTLDENVVGDAKNYLLEEQIAIVAIHEDNPLYIDLPASVELEITYTEPGLQGDRSSGGTKPATVETGLQIQVPLFLTTGEKVKVDTRTGEYLGRIGG, from the coding sequence ATGGTGCTCGACCTGGACGGACAGCTCTGGTCCGTGGTCTGGTTCCAGCATCACAAGCCGGGTAAGGGCAACACCGTTGTCCGCACCAAGCTCAAGCATGTGTTGTCCGGCAAGGTCGTCGACAAGACCTTCAACTCCGACACCAAGGTCGACACCGCCCAGGTCGACCGCCGCGAGATGCAGTACCTCTACAAGGACGGCGCCGGCTGGGTGTTCATGGACACCCAGACCTACGACCAGATGACGCTGGACGAGAACGTGGTCGGCGACGCCAAGAACTACCTGCTCGAGGAGCAGATCGCCATCGTCGCGATCCACGAGGACAACCCGCTCTACATCGATCTGCCGGCCTCGGTCGAGCTCGAGATCACCTACACCGAACCCGGCTTGCAGGGCGACCGGAGCTCCGGCGGCACCAAGCCGGCCACCGTGGAGACCGGCCTGCAGATCCAGGTGCCGTTGTTCCTGACCACCGGCGAGAAGGTCAAGGTCGACACCCGCACCGGCGAGTACCTCGGCCGGATCGGCGGCTGA
- a CDS encoding DUF559 domain-containing protein encodes MSSTDRPHGCRGGLWITWGDHARTCLMLSDMEPEPSAFNRSEALEAGISTARLRGPGFRRLYRGIYVDATTPADTAFRARAALRYTAPDGFISHHTAALIWGGVPPSTPDVHISRRRKRRSVRRGLMVHLASRAARTTTFRRMPISTPEQSFLDVAASGANLVELVVLGDSLVRAKRTTPERLLKAAAESRGYRSRAARRAARYVRAGVDSVMESLMRMLIVLAGLPEPTVNFTLRGETGDWERRFDTYYREYKLLVEYDGRQHAEDPAQWEEDIYRREELERLGFRLLIITSRGIYREPLRTLERVRAALIEAGATGIPTTFNDDWRRYFG; translated from the coding sequence ATGTCATCGACGGACCGTCCGCACGGTTGTCGGGGCGGCCTGTGGATAACTTGGGGGGACCACGCCCGGACCTGCCTCATGCTCTCGGACATGGAACCGGAACCTTCTGCCTTCAATCGCTCCGAGGCACTCGAGGCGGGCATCTCGACCGCGCGGCTTCGGGGTCCAGGATTTCGCCGCCTCTACCGCGGCATCTATGTCGACGCGACGACGCCAGCAGACACCGCGTTCAGGGCGCGCGCGGCATTGCGGTACACGGCGCCGGATGGCTTCATCAGTCATCACACCGCCGCATTGATCTGGGGCGGCGTACCGCCGAGCACCCCGGACGTTCACATCAGCCGTCGGCGAAAGCGGCGCAGCGTGCGGCGAGGGTTGATGGTGCACCTGGCGTCCCGCGCGGCTCGGACGACCACGTTTCGACGAATGCCCATCTCGACGCCCGAACAATCCTTCCTGGACGTGGCCGCCAGCGGCGCGAACCTCGTTGAGCTCGTGGTGCTGGGGGACAGCCTGGTGCGAGCGAAGCGGACGACACCGGAACGATTGCTCAAGGCCGCAGCCGAGTCTCGCGGTTATCGTTCCCGCGCTGCCCGGCGGGCTGCTCGGTATGTACGCGCTGGAGTCGACTCAGTGATGGAGTCGCTGATGAGGATGCTGATCGTGCTGGCCGGTCTGCCGGAGCCGACGGTGAACTTCACCCTGCGTGGTGAAACCGGTGACTGGGAGCGACGCTTCGACACGTACTACAGGGAGTACAAGCTCCTCGTCGAGTACGACGGCCGCCAGCACGCCGAAGACCCGGCCCAATGGGAAGAAGACATCTACCGCCGCGAGGAGTTGGAGCGGCTGGGATTCAGGTTGTTGATCATCACCTCCCGGGGCATCTACCGTGAACCGTTGCGCACCCTCGAGCGGGTCCGTGCGGCCCTGATCGAAGCGGGCGCCACAGGCATCCCGACGACCTTCAACGACGATTGGCGCCGATACTTCGGCTGA
- the nusB gene encoding transcription antitermination factor NusB, producing MPSASASGAAANQPPTRTRSTRTKARKRALDILFESELRGRSPIETLAERTADADPPVRDYTADLVRGVQRHQDELDGRIRAHLAPGWTLARMPRVDRAAVRIAVYEIDHVDAVPDPVAVSEAVELVGELSTEESPGYVNGLLGAIVEDKARLAGN from the coding sequence ATGCCGTCGGCGTCCGCTTCCGGGGCCGCTGCGAACCAGCCGCCTACCCGGACCAGGTCGACCAGAACCAAGGCCCGGAAGCGAGCCCTGGACATCCTGTTCGAGTCGGAGTTGCGCGGACGCAGTCCGATCGAGACCCTGGCCGAACGTACGGCCGATGCCGACCCGCCGGTCCGCGATTACACCGCCGACCTGGTCCGCGGCGTACAGCGGCACCAGGACGAGTTGGACGGCCGGATCCGGGCGCATCTCGCGCCGGGCTGGACACTGGCGCGGATGCCGCGGGTCGATCGGGCCGCGGTCAGGATCGCCGTGTACGAGATCGATCACGTCGACGCGGTTCCCGATCCGGTCGCGGTCTCCGAGGCTGTCGAGCTGGTGGGGGAGCTGTCCACCGAGGAGTCGCCCGGCTACGTGAACGGTCTGCTCGGCGCGATCGTCGAGGACAAGGCCCGACTGGCCGGCAACTGA